The region TCGAGGAGTGTGCCAGGAACAATCCTTTTCGGGTGCCGATCGCTAGTAGTGTGGGCATGCGCCCTCCCTGTCCGGATATCGATCACGTTTTCGATTCGAATCCTGCCAGGAATCGGTCCGGTGTGCTCGCCGTTTCGGTCGGGTCCCTCCAGTCGCGGTCCCGCTCCGGATCGGTGTCGCGGTGGATCCGCGCGAACGGCACCCCCGAGCACCGCAGGCGACGTACGGTCTCGTCCACCATGGGGGGCGGGCCGCAGACGTACACCTCGTGCCCGGCCCAGGGGGGGAACGCGTCCACGACGTCGGGGAGCCGGCCGCGCAGCCCCCGGTAGGCGGGGTCGTCCGAGACCACCGGCAGCACCCGCAGCCAGGGGAAGCCCGCCGCCATCCGCGCCAGGTCGGGCATGTCGTACAGGTCGCCCGCGTGCCGTACCCCGAACAGCAGGTGGATGTTGGGGCGGCGGCCGGAGGCGATGACGTGCTCCATGACGGCCTTGAGCGGCGCGAGCCCGGTGCCGCCGGCGACGCACAGGATGTCGCGGTCCGACTCGGGCGGCGCCATGGTGCCCGCGGGCGGGCCGAGCAGCAGCTGGTCGCCGGGGCGGGTGTGGCGCACCAGAGCCGAGCTCACCCAGCCGCCGGGCACGGCCCGCACGTGCAGGCGCAGCGTGCCGTCCGCGCGGGGGGCGTTGCCGATGGAGAAGCGCCGCCACACCCGCGGCCATCTGGCGGTCTGCACCGTGACGTGCTGCCCGGGGACGAAGTCCATCGGCTGCGACGGCCGGAGGGTGAGGACCGCGAGGTCGCGGCAGCGCGGCTCGTGGCCGATCACCTCCGCCAGCCACCACGGGGGAGTGGTCTCCGCCGCGGCCGCGTCCGTGATGATCCGCGAGGCCATGGCATACGCCTCGGTCCAGGCGGCCTCGGTCTCCTCGGTCCAGATCCGCGCGGCGAAGCGCCTCATGGTGGCGAGCAGGGCGGCGCCGGCGGCCGTGTGGTGCTCGGGGGAGAAGCCGTGCCTGCGCTGGTCGCGGCCCAGCCGGGCGAGATAGGGCGTCAGCCTCTCGGGGCTGTCGAGCTCCCGGACGATCCTCCGGAGAACGTCGAAGAGCCGGCCGCGCGGCGCCGCCATGTCCGGCGGGAACATCCCGCGCAGGCTGGGGCAGTGCGCGAACAGCAGTCCGTAGAAGTACGCGGCGGCCCGCCCCGCGACGGGTTCGACGAGCGCGAAGCTTTCCTTGATCAGGCGCGTGTTCGGCGACATCGGTTGTGTCCCACCCTAGGGACCGGAAGCGTGCTCCGGTCTGTCGATCCACCTCCCTGACGGCTCCGGGTGACGAGCGCCGGAGGCCCCGGCCCGACCGGTCGCTCACTGCGGAGTGTTCCACTCACTCCGGTGCGTCACAACCGATTCACGGCACAGCGACCAGCTGTGAACGCTTCGTTATTTTTCGTAATCCTTCCCTTGTGACTGGTGTGACTGGTGAGGTTACTGATCAAAAAATCGACAAACAGGAAAGAAGCTGCGCCATGATGGGCCCAGCCCCGCCCATGAACCATCAGGAGTCGCCATGGCGCGTCCGATCGTCGGCATCACCACCTACCTTGAGGCCGCGCGCTGGGGGACGTGGGTCCGTGAGGCCGCGGTGTCGCCGCACGCGTACGCGCGTGCGGTCGAGAAGGCGGGCGGCGCGCCCGTCCTGCTGCCGCCGGTGAGCCCGGTGTCCGCCGGCGACCACGCGCGCCGCGTCGACGCCGTCATCCTCGCCGGCGGCGTCGACGTCGACCCCGCGCTGTACGGCGAGGGGCCCGCCGCCGAGGCGGACGACGGCGACGCGCTCGCCGCGCCGCAGCCGCACCGCGACCGGTTCGAGGTGGCGCTCGCCCAGGCGGCGGTGGAGGCCGACGTGCCGCTGCTCGGGATCTCCCGCGGCATGCACGTGCTCAACGTGGCGCAGGGCGGCACGCTGATCACCTCCCTGCCCGCGGCCGTGGGCCACGACCGGCACGCCACCGCGAGGCACGTCGTGACCATCAGCGTGACGAGCCGGCTGGGCAAGGCGGTCGGCGACCGCGCCGAGGTGACCGGCGCGCACGGCCGGGCCGTACGGCGTCTCGGCACCGGCCTGCTCGCCGTGG is a window of Microbispora sp. NBC_01189 DNA encoding:
- a CDS encoding gamma-glutamyl-gamma-aminobutyrate hydrolase family protein; the encoded protein is MARPIVGITTYLEAARWGTWVREAAVSPHAYARAVEKAGGAPVLLPPVSPVSAGDHARRVDAVILAGGVDVDPALYGEGPAAEADDGDALAAPQPHRDRFEVALAQAAVEADVPLLGISRGMHVLNVAQGGTLITSLPAAVGHDRHATARHVVTISVTSRLGKAVGDRAEVTGAHGRAVRRLGTGLLAVAWADDQIVEGVELQGHRFAVGVQWHPERGADNRLIEALVDAARP
- a CDS encoding FAD-binding oxidoreductase; the encoded protein is MSPNTRLIKESFALVEPVAGRAAAYFYGLLFAHCPSLRGMFPPDMAAPRGRLFDVLRRIVRELDSPERLTPYLARLGRDQRRHGFSPEHHTAAGAALLATMRRFAARIWTEETEAAWTEAYAMASRIITDAAAAETTPPWWLAEVIGHEPRCRDLAVLTLRPSQPMDFVPGQHVTVQTARWPRVWRRFSIGNAPRADGTLRLHVRAVPGGWVSSALVRHTRPGDQLLLGPPAGTMAPPESDRDILCVAGGTGLAPLKAVMEHVIASGRRPNIHLLFGVRHAGDLYDMPDLARMAAGFPWLRVLPVVSDDPAYRGLRGRLPDVVDAFPPWAGHEVYVCGPPPMVDETVRRLRCSGVPFARIHRDTDPERDRDWRDPTETASTPDRFLAGFESKT